One window of Papaver somniferum cultivar HN1 chromosome 9, ASM357369v1, whole genome shotgun sequence genomic DNA carries:
- the LOC113308685 gene encoding 60S ribosomal protein L31 — MVEKTNKGRKEEVVTREYTVNLHKRLHGCTFKKMAPKAIKEIRKFAQKAMGTTDVRVDVKLNKHIWSKGIRSVPRRVRVRIARKRNDEEDAKEELYSLVTVAEIPVEGLKGLGTKIIDETD, encoded by the exons atggtggagaAGACAAACAAAGGAAGAAAGGAAGAAGTCGTTACCAGAGAGTACACGGTTAATCTTCACAAACGCTTGCATGGATG CACATTTAAGAAGATGGCACCCAAGGCCATTAAAGAAATCAGGAAATTTGCTCAGAAGGCAATGGGAACAACTGATGTCAGAGTGGATGTGAAGCTAAACAAACACATTTGGAGCAAAGGGATCCGCAGTGTACCAAGGAGAGTACGTGTTCGTATTGCTCGCAAAAGGAATGACGAAGAAGATGCAAAGGAAGAGCTCTATTCGCTGGTCACTGTTGCAGAAATACCTGTTGAGGGCTTGAAAGGTTTGGGCACCAAGATCATTGATGAAACAGATTGA